CAACTGGCCGCTCCACAATTAGTACCAGTAACACTTGAGTTAGGAGGGAAATCACCAGCAGTAATAGATGAGCATACAAATTTAACAGTCGCTGCAAGAAGGATTACTTTTGGAAAGCTGATTAATTCAGGACAGACATGCGTAGCACCCGATTACCTATTAGTTCATAAAAAAATAAAAGAAGATTTTTTAGATGAGCTTAGGGCTACTATTATGGAATTTTATGGAATCTCACCAACGGAAAGCAAAGATCTAACTCAAATCGTTAATCAAAAACGTTATGACACCCTAAAATCCTATTTGAAGGAAGGCAAAGTGATTTTTGGAGGTGCTTTTGATGATGAGAAAAGAAAAATTGAACCCACTTTAGTTGAAGGGATTACTGAAAATGATCGATTGTTTCAAGAAGAAATATTTGGGCCAATCTTGCCTATTTTCACTTACTCTAAAAATGAAGAAGCTGTAGAGATTATCCAAAAAAATCCTGACCCTTTAGCATTCTATCTTTTTACCTCTAATACTAAAACGGAAAAATTCTTCTTAGATAGAGTTCGATTTGGGGGCGGAGCAATTAATAACACGATCGTGCATTTGGCAAATCCAGAATTGCCCTTTGGAGGAGTAGGAAATAGTGGAAGTGGCAATTACCACGGAAAATCAGGATTTATGGCTTTTTCACACGAAAAATCAATACTAAAATCAGGAACTTGGTTCGATTTAAGGAAAAAGTATCCTCCTTTCGACCAAAATAGCATGAAAATGATCAAATTCTTGATGAAATGATTTTTTGAAGTATCTACAAATTTGACTTAAATCCAAATTTTACTGTAAATCTATTCCTCTTCTCTTATGAATTAAAAGGCATATCAATTAAATTGAATGTTAAACTCTTACACAATGGCAAAAACTATCATAGTATCGAATAGACTGCCCATCAGAATTGAGATGGAAGATGG
This is a stretch of genomic DNA from Marivirga harenae. It encodes these proteins:
- a CDS encoding aldehyde dehydrogenase family protein codes for the protein MINTIEIKNTPIDKQKAVFNAQKDFFNRQKTKDYQFRKTQLLKLKSLIKANEQAIMDALANDFGKPPFESYVTEIGFLYDEINFSLKNLKKWMKPKKVSTSLVHFPSKSKIIYEPKGVTLIIGPWNYPFQLLLAPVIASISAGNTCMIKPPEETPHISNLVHDLISQNFDEQFLAVIMGEGRVVVPELMENNRFDHVFFTGSVPVGKIIAQLAAPQLVPVTLELGGKSPAVIDEHTNLTVAARRITFGKLINSGQTCVAPDYLLVHKKIKEDFLDELRATIMEFYGISPTESKDLTQIVNQKRYDTLKSYLKEGKVIFGGAFDDEKRKIEPTLVEGITENDRLFQEEIFGPILPIFTYSKNEEAVEIIQKNPDPLAFYLFTSNTKTEKFFLDRVRFGGGAINNTIVHLANPELPFGGVGNSGSGNYHGKSGFMAFSHEKSILKSGTWFDLRKKYPPFDQNSMKMIKFLMK